gTACGAGCGAAAAGAGAGTACTTAGCAAAAGCAGCGACTGCATCATGACATGTCGGAAACTTGTGCCCCGAGGAAACAATATGTGCTTCCAACTTCCAAGCCGCAAATATTTTGCTTTGCCTCATCGAGGTCGGCGGCCGAGCCACCAAATTATAACGGCTCATTTTGCAATGTTACATGACTGAAGCGCTTATTTCACTTTATctagaaagacaaaaaaaatattacttttcttTCTGTTGAAGAAAGTTAATGCTAGGAGaaataaagttggaaaaaaaccATTTGAAGGCTCGTTTGGTATGAGGAGAACTAAAGCACATtgcaggagggaaaaaaataaaaagcaaaacttgttttgatggccgtcattgtcatttgttttttgtctagCGACAGATGAAAATCAGAAATCAGATTTCATTTGAAGGTGGAACGCGTTCCGACATGAACTTGAGGATGAGAAGACGTCACCTGGTTTCTCCACTTTGATGACTTCGGCTCCCAGGTCTCCCAGCATCATGGTGGCGAACGGTCCGGCCAGGACGCTGCAAACACGTGGCACGAGAGGCTCACCCGGCGGGCGCAAAGCGGGCGACACTGCCACGACGGAGCCTTCGCCCAAGTCCATCGCGACACGATATTGACATTCTAGCACGCTCACCTGTTATTATTTTCGATTCACTAAGCATCATTTTTACCATTTCCGTGTAATTTCATAGcaatgtgaacattttggacTTGTATCTGTTTTTCAACTACcggtaaaatattttcttgttcCTGAAGATTTTGCAAGGAAAtgacattcagaaaaaaaaccctcttTGTCTGCTTTTGCTTTTGAATTCTTCACATGTAGCTCGTTGCTTCTAATATCATTTCTGCCATCGGAAACCGCATCGCTAACCCTGAGCGCTCCCCGCGCCGCTTACCGGGTCAAGTCCAACACTCTGACGCCCTCCAGTGGCCGGCCACGGTCATCACCTGCAGGCGAGTCACGTCTTGAAACcaacaataaacaaatacatccAGGCTTGAAAAGTAGACGACTGATTCAGCAACATTtgtaacaacagcaacaaatccAGCCGAAGGCTTTATTTTTTGACTGTTATAATTGTTATTTTGAgttaatttgatattttcccCCCGAAAGGAAcaacttattttcacattacctgtaaagaacaaatatgtctTTCTCCTATTTTTGTGGAGGACGATGCAAGTATATGCATCATGTATATGAGAGGAAAAAACGTTTCAAAGGTTGTTTGCAATCtggagaaataaaaatacagtattaccatttgctttttctaaaaGCGAAGGGGGGAAAcgtccgtttttgttttttggcggAGGGAAGCATTTTGTATCGAGGCTATAGCTCGCAACCCTGGCCATAAAAAGtaagttttagtttttgttgcgAGTGCAGTAATTTGTAAGAACAGTTCAGAACGTACAAACGTTTAAGTGGGTTGGGttacgttaaaaaaaagaataaagtgtgAACTTTTCCATGAATGTAGAGGCAGTTTCATCTTGCGAGGAGGAGCCATTTAGCTCCAAGCGTTAGCCTGTTAGCTTTGGTGCTGCTGCTACCTGTTGCAGATGGCGACAGCCGCCGTCCGCAGGACAAACTTTTCACTCTTGTCCTCCCTGGCTAGAGCGAGGCCAAAGCCGCCGCCGAACGAACGGCCCGGAGGAAACGCGAAGACCAAACACGCAACAGCATTTTATGAATTCGTATTATATGACCGCTTGGCCGTCCGCAGCTAATGCTAATGTCAAGTTAACGTCAATGAGTATTATAGACACTTCCGGACCAACATTTTCAGCGTTGCGGCCATGCACATCAAATGGAAATAGAGCCGGTTGGCCCGCTTTTGGGATACGTCAACAAGTtcgccatgttgaatgtggcacaGGTTAATGGAAAACTTTAGAAAGCGACAACCCAAAAAGTGCCCATAGTGCCTCTCattaaaacacacgcacacgcacaggtACACAGGGGGACATCGAGGGGGACATTTACACATACCTGTGCAGGTGGTAAATagatgtaatatttttacactACAAAATTAGCCTCTGTGTTTTTAAAGGACATGCAtacacaacctttttttttttttttaaactaacacaAGTAACCATTAGTTTGATCAGAaaataccatatatatatatatatatatatatatatatatatatatatatatatatatatatttatttattttttgtgcaaTATATGAAAGTGATCCTGGGGGAAGAGGCCCCCCATGATTTTGAATATCTAGCCTCgctaatgttttatttaatcttcTAACATATCAGCCGTtatcaccgcttatcctggttagggtcgcggggcgctggagcctatcctagttgtgtttgggcgaaaggcggacgataccccgaactggtcgccagtcagtcgcagggcacataaagacacggacgaccgttcgcactcacattcacaccgtcactgagtgggaactgaacccacgctgcccgcaccaaagtcaggcgagtggaccacgacaccatcagtgaccttagctgaacatccatctatccatacactcacgcgggtcgcggtcTGCTGCAGCCtttctcagctatcttcgggcgggaggcggggtacgccctgaaccggtcgccagccaatcgcagggcacatagaaacaaacaaccgttcgcactcgcattcgcacctacgggcaatttagagtcttcaatcaacctagcacgcacgtttttgggatgtgggaggaaagcggagcgcccgaagaaaagccacacaggcacggggacaacatgcaaactccacacgggcggggccgggattcgaaccccggtcctcagaaccgtgaggcagacgtgctaaccagtcgcccgccgtgccgcctcttAGCTAAACAATGGTAAGAAATGTATTCTTACCAGTTGAGATTcaaacatatacatacatatatagccTGTTAATTGGAAAATTGGCAATAATCAAAgggttgttaaaaacaataactatTTCTGTATGTTATGTAATATGTGGGTTTTCAGCTTAAGTCAAACcaatgctttgaaaaaaaaaaaaattggaaataaagtttaatatttcggcacggtgggagactggttcTTACCTGTctcacatctgtctcacagttgtgcggttgcgggttcaaatccggcctcgcctgtgcggagtttgcatgttctccccgtgcctgtgtggcttttctccgggtttcCTCGCCCATCGCAAacacatgcgtgctaggttgattgaagactctaaattgcccgtagatgcgagagtgccaatggttgcccgtttctacgtgccctgcgattggccggcgaccagttcagtccgcagttagctgggataggctccagcacgcccgcgacccgagtgaggagaagcggctcagaaaatggacggatggaagtTTAATATTACGCCTCAGTACCAAGTTTGTATGGAtctgggggggggcggggggcatcTTCCCCCAGGCCGCCCCTGTAGGAGcttttacattgttttaaaaacacagttgttgtctggtatatttaatgaccctCCAAATGTTTACTCCGGACGGAACTTCACACATACTTCTTGTGTACACATCATGCTGATAGTCAAATGATTAGAACTTTCAAAGATTTAAGAATGTTCTTCAGGCGGGCGGGCGTCTTACCGCAACTCCGTCCCACCCAGCTCTCCCCTAACGATTTCATGGCTATCCAGTGTTGTTCATGCTGTATTGCGGCGCCACGCCGTTGACAGAAGCTCAATTGCGTCGAAATGATCTCCTCCGCACGTGTTTGAAAGTGAAACTCTTCATTGATTTAAAGCTTAAAAACAACTATGTTACGCGTGTGCTTCTTTgtaacaccaacaacaacaatttcacCTTAAATTAAAACTAATACAAATGCTACATGCTAAAGCTATGTACATACAGAGCAGTGGGTGGTCAACATTCATTTCTAAAAAAGTTCACTTTGTTCACTTGTGTTCTTGAATTCACTTctgcaataaaaatgtcaaataaaactCGTGAGATGCTCAAAAAGTCAGTATTGTGACATTGAGGTGCAGCGCCCCCTAGCACGCGGAGGTCTGCCGTGCAGCAGGCAGGCCCAGATACTCGCAGTTCCGGGCGGCGGGCGGCAACGGAGCGTCGGCGGGCGTCGGCCGAGGCGGGAAGTCGGCCCGGTAGTCGGGGTTGTCCAGGCTAGCGGCCCCGGGCGGCGAGTTTTGGGCCGTGTTCAAGTATTCGGGTCCCTCTTGGACTCGGGGCCCGGCCTTTCCGTCCTCCCGCGGGGAAGGCGGCGAGCCGGCGTCCCAAAATGGACCGGAGTCTTGGTAGTTGGGATTGCGGAGGTCTGAACGCCGGCTACTTGCGCCGCCCTCAGCCTGGTTGACGTACTCTGCAACAAACATTTGTTAAGACGCCGGTCAAACAGCAGACGCCCAGTACACGCATCaagacaatcggcctgtttttcTGCGTGTGTGCCGATTTTGCTCCTTCTCGACCGAGCGCGTCAAACGCCAGGCAGGCAATCTTAAAGGGCCCCTATTTTGTCTCTTTCCGCCTCCGTAGAGTGACTCTCCAACATGGTTCAtttcatttgggaaaaaaaccttGCTTTTGTCATGCGAGTGTCCACAAAAGACATCCACTTTTGGAGCCGCTTTGTCCACATtcggctaagaccgccccctttcctccgATTGGTCGCCCCCGTCGCGTTTGCTGCGTCGACGGCGCCGCCCGCAGGCGGAGTTCTTCGCGAGTGACGTCGATAAGCTGGAGGAATTGCAAcgagctgatttcaggcctctcggcagaaaaaagtCCCGGACTCGGGAACGCGGGGACCATTTGAAGGAATTCGTATTTCACTCCGGAATGTTCGCTGAGGCGCCACAGAGACAATTTTACATGCCAAATGCTAGAAAACCTTGGTTTGGCAAAACACGGGACCTTTAAATATTGAAGGCATATAATATCGATGACCAAAAATGCGACATTTCCCAAGCCATGACGCGGAACGGAGAAGCCAGTTAAAGAAGCCAACGGACTGCGCAACAACAAAGCGGCCATTTCAACTCAACATGAGACTCGGCACCGTTCCAGTGTTTGgattgttgtatttttccattATGTCGAACTGTTTTGGTATGTTTTATTCTGATATAGTATCAGCACTTTGTGAACGGCTGCGGTTGTTTTAAAGTGTTTATAAATAAAGCTGGCGGCACGGcagatgactggttagcgcgtctgcctcacagttccgaggaccggggttcaatccccggccccgcccgtgtggagtttgcatgttgtccccgcgcctgcgtggcttttctccgggcactccgctttcctcccgcatcccaaaggCATGCacgttgattgacaactctacattgcccgtaggtgtgaccgtgagtgcgaatggttgtttgtttgtatgtgccccgcgattggccggaaaccggttcagggcgtaacccgcctcctgcccgatgacggctgggatgggctccggcacgccctaGTAAGGAtcagcggaacggaagatggatggGCGGATCTCCACCACTCCCGCCCGCCTCCGTGCCCTTCGGCAAGGATCGGCGCGTACCCGGAAGTGTCTGCCCGTTTTCGGTTTTTGTGAGATGGCGGCAGAACAGAAATggtggtgtgcgtgtgtgcggtGTTCTGTGTTGACATTATCTGCGCACGGcacacacaatacgaccaaaactgCAAACTGCCAGATTTTCTATCTTCATGCGTCGGGTGTGTCACAGATGCAAACTTCTTGTGCGTCTACCAGGCCAGGTCGCAAAAACGTTTCTTTGAAAGACAAACCAAATGGGACGCCGtcttgaaaatgcagatttccaaaTGTAAACACGCAACCTGTCATGTCATGTCGTAGCTCGAGACAAAGTCAAGCGGAGTCTCTCGTTCGTCGGTATTTCGGCAAGTAAGTCCCGAGCCCCGAAAGTGCACGTGCGTGCGCGTTTACCGTGTCCGGCGAGGTGGTCTCTGTCGAGCGGGTTTCCGGTGGGGTCGCTGATGTAGCGCACGGCGACGCTGTCGGCCCGCACGGGACGAGCCTGCGCACGCGCGAAAGTCGTCACGGCCGGCTCGCGGCGCCGTAGCGAAACGGAGGTCCGTACCGTGGCGCGGCGGGGGCGGTCGCCACGGTTACCGGAGCCCTCGTAGGGCAGCGGGTATTCCTCGGCCTCCGCCGTGTCGTCGCCGTCGTCCGAGCTGAGCAGCCGCGAGAAGAACCTGCCGTCGGACGGGCTGGGCGGGTCgcactggcaaaaaaattgaaaagaaaaaaaagaagcacacGGTTGCCGTCCAGGAGGGGGAAACATTAGAGCGAACGCTCACCTGTACACGGATCGACATTCACCAACTCACccgctttcctttttttctgcgGAAGCGACCCTCAACTAGCCGCCGAAAAACTACGATGCCGCAAAATGGTGACAAATACATGGCTAACAGGAAAGTCATGATCGGTCTCCAGGAAATATGATCAAGTGATACACTTGACTGCTCTTAGATCTTTCTGTGTCAGGGAGGAGCAAAGTTTAGCCCGGGTTGTTAGCGGAAGAGCGTGCCAATTGATTATTTCTTTTACCGAGGGCTCGTACGGGCCGGCGTCGTCACACTCgtgcatttttcaaaatctaAACGTCTGTAAACTGTTGATTTGCGAGATGAGTTCGAAAtcatattcaagtgttttgggatcgtaCCTTTCGGggatatttacagtttaaacgaCCAAGATCGGCAATTCCGAACATTCGCAGAGCGACGTCGATGACCTTTCGCAGCGGGGCTCGGTGTGATCCGTATCTGCCGCCCGTCGCGAGGGTTCGCTGTAGCTAGGCTAACGCTAACGCTCACCTACCTGCAGGACCAGGTACCTGCCGGGGTCCCGCGCCATCTTGGAAAACTCCACGACCAGTTCCCGGAAGCCGGGCCGACCGGAGGGGTCGATCATCCAACCTGAGGACACACGAGCCGCGCTCGACGTCACCTTCTCGCTTAGCGGTGGTGTGAAGTCATCAAATAcgtaaaaaatgcaaaacaacgtgcctcagagagagaaaaacagagCATTAAAATCACAGGATGAATACATAAACACAGCGCTCATATCGCCACAGATAAATGCGGACGCACGCACGGCCCAGCATTTATTGGCCAACAGTGTAGAGACGTGGCGACATGGCACCGAGGATCCAGGCGAGGAAAGACAACCTGCGGGACCCGTCCGCACCGAGAGGTGCCGGCACAGAGCGGGCAGACCGGGGGGCACGCCCCGCATCGTGCCCTCCCGCGGGATGCCACCGAACACGCCGCCCGGCGTGGAGGCTCCCTCCCGTGAGGAGACGCCCCCCCCCGAAACAAAGTCAGGATGAAAGCTATAAGCTAGATACCAGAAAGGATAATAAGAGAGAAATACGAcaggaagaaagaaaatagaaaagtaAGTCATGAATGTGTCGGTCGAGGAATAAATAAGTGACAAAGCGAGTAAATCATTTCAAAGCCAAAGCAAACAAGCGGCAACACGGACAGTCAACACGTGCGTCTAGCGGCCGTTCCGCTTTTTGGAGCGTTGCCGCCGGGGTTCAGATCGGATATTTTCATACTCAGAAAAGAATCGTGAACAGATTTGGAAATTATGAACTTTGTCACTGTCCTGCAGTTGACTTGGCAGGTATTGCTACTTCACTTGAGTATTGCTTTTTCTGACCACTTTTACTCGCGGTATTTGAAAGCAAAATATTCCCCATTACATGGCAGAATTTATGGATGCTGTCAGCACGTCATGATGTCAGGAATCCGTTGTTTTGAGGGAAAAATaataaagctttaaaaacatccgtccgtccattttctgagccgcttctcctcactagggtagcgggccccgccggagcctagcccagccgtcatggggcaggaggcggggtacgccccgaaccggtcgccggcccatcgcagggcacgtacaaacaaacaaccattcgcactcacggtcaAACCTACGGCCAATTGAGAGTCTCcatttcatgcatgtttttgggatgcgggaggaaagcggagtgcccggagaaaagccacccgggcgcggggagaacatgcaaactccacacgggcggggccggggattgaacccgggtcctcaggactgtgaggcggacgctctaaccagtcggtcgccGTTATTATCAGTACAAGCGTCACGCCAATGAAGAAAAGAGGGAAACTCCAAGGGGCAGTcgaaaaagtaatgagccccgTTTCATTTAACCAACTCATGATTTTCACCGTTTGTAgcttaaatacttgtttgaaggcttatttttggaaaaatggTTTTAAGCCTTTCCTCTTCCAGTCAGCCATTTTGAAAACGAGGTCATCGTCGGATGGCCGTCCGACGTTTTTTGACTTCTTGAAGCGCCGGCAAACGTTTTCAAAAAGTGGCGAAATGTGGACGGGGAAGCTGCGGTGGGCGACAGCGTTCTCCAAAAGCGGGTGTCCGGGATCAAAGCCCAGGACAGGAGCCCGCTTTGGGCGCTCCGGAAGTCGAGCGGCGCTCTGTCGGGACGACCGCGACCCCTCCCCCGATTTTCACCTTTTTGGACCTCGAAAAGAAGGGGTCAGGGGTCAGCACTTCTCTGATCAAGCTGCAAAAACCGGTGCAAAGCACAGCTGCGGCCGACTGAATTGGACGAGGCCGGCCTACGTGCCGTCGTTGGTCGATGGACTGTTGCTGGCGAAAAAGGAAGATTCGATTCATTTCGCTTTATTTCTATGCATCTATTCAAGCAAGAGGAGAATTGGGCTGGTTACGTTTTGACctcgtattttgtgtgcagtttttttttttcaactttcagtgtctgtacttttgccacttTTACTGAcataaaggagttgaatcaataTTTCTAGTTgaagcattgtttttgtttttctttatgtgtaCTTGTACTGGCGTAGAGCGCGTGAGACGTTTTGCGCGGTGCGCCGCTTACACTTGACCATGAGCATGTAGACGTCGATGGTGCAGACGGGCGGCTGCGGCAGGCGCTCGCCGCGCTCCAGAAGCGGCGCCACCTCGCCGGCCGGGATGCCGTCGTACGGCTTGGAGCCGAACGTCATCAGCTCCCACACGGTCACGCCTGCTGGGCGACGGACGGCTTTGATTGGCAGACGTGTGCGCgtgggcgcgcgcgcgcgcgcacgggAGGCGACGTACCGTAACTCCAAACGTCGCTCTGGTGTGTGTACGTCCACTGAAGGATGGACTCCAGAGCCATCCACTTGATGGGAACCTGATGAAGCAGGAAGTAGCACTCGCTTGGTTTTTGATCACACTTGGGCCCACCGTTCAAAATATCGATTGATCGCTGCATCGCAATATTGCCACCGCCGATTCAATATTCATTCGGCGACTCCTCGGAATCGATTCACTTCCTGGCCAGTGGGGGGCGCTGTAGGCtgtacttttaaatttttttacttttgcactATATGCAATTAGTTTTTGTGCACATTtctattttcagatgtttttattgcttgaaaatgtgaGGTGACATACCGCATATACACACCTATATCTACAATTTGATTCATCATTCCAGTAGCAGATATCCGTAACTTCCCTTTGAATGGTCGAAAAGTAACTTTAGATATCTGAAAAGGGACATTTCAAATGTCGAATTATGACTTGTCAGAATCAAAGTGGAGCTACAGATACAGCCGCACGCAGTGCATTCAGTTGCAGATATCTGGGAGTGAATGCGGCATATGTGCAACTGAATTCGAGGTACCTGGAACTCCACTTGAGGACATCGACAATTTGATTCCGACTTGTCACAATTCCACTTACAGAGATCTACAATTGAGTTGCAGATATCCGTAACGACCTTTTGCCCATACGCAGGACCGGCAAACGTGACATCGTTTGTCCGATGTAAATCTCTGAAACGAAAGCGGCGGATGGAAAGAATGTAGTTGCGGATCGCTAAAAGTTGGCGCAAGATGTTAAAAGGAGCAGGTTGCTCTTCAAGTGTTAGCCTCGCGTGGCGTCACACGCACCTTTCCTCCGTCCGCGTGGTATTCTTTCTCGTCGGCCGTCAGAAGTTTGGCGAGGCCGAAGTCCGTGATCTTGACGTGATTGGGCGTTTTCACCAGCACGTTCCTGGCCGCCAAATCTCGATGCACTAGGTGGCGCTCTTCCAGGTAGCTCATCCCCTGCCGAAAGAGTCCCGCGGCCGTCACGCGGAGGCCcgggaggaggcggggcacgGGGCCGGCCTACCTTGGCGATCTGGACGCACCAGTTGAGCAGCCACTGAGCGCCCACGCGTTCCCGGTGCCGCTGAACGTAGTCCAGCAGGCACCCGTACGCCATCAGCTGCGTCACCAGCTGCACCGACGACGTCAGGCAGATTCCCAGCAGACGACACACGTGGGGGTGGTCCACGCTCGCCATCACGTACGCCTCCTGCCAAACGCGCGTCTCGCGGTCACTCTTCGGCCTATTTTCCAGTCCATCAAATTCAACTGAATCGAAAGCGCGCGCGCCGCCAGTCGGCCCTCGCGGcgaaggaagaagaaagaagaggaggCTTACGTCCAGGATTTCCTGGTTGGCTTTGGGCGACGTGGCCTCCCGGAGAACTTTGACGGCCACCGGGATCTTCACGTTCTCGCCGTCGGGGATCCACAGACCCTGAAGGCACACGAGGCTCGCCGCTGACTCGCTAACATGCTAACCGCTAATTCGACGCGGCTCACTTTGAAGACGGTCCCGAAGGCTCCGGAGCCCAAGACGCGGATCTTCTTCAGCTCCGTCTCCTTCAGCATCCTCAGCAGGGCCTGGTTGGGGGCCTCGCCGCTGGGGGTCAGCGGCTCCACCAGCTGCGCCCGCGCACGCAGTCGTTCGAAAaccaagtgaaaaaaaacaactgtgagCGATATGGACCTTTTCTATTATTTGGCTATTCTACAGTACGGTATTTTTCATGGCGCCtcctgtttatttcttttcttcgGTCCAGCAAAAACGTTCACGGGTGACCAAcgtttaaacatttattgatgAAAACGGAAAAAACAATCACCCAAATTGCACAAATAAGTAAATTAGTAAGACTACAAATGAGACATTTCTGCCACACTGTGAACTTACTTATTCATtcgttgatttatttattatatttgctatactggaaaaaaatggatgtataagaacataaaaaagaagttttttttctcgAGTTATAAATTTGAACATGGGTCAATTGAAACCAAAGCGTAAGATCATCAGTCAATTAAGCAATTGTGACATTAATGCAACAAAGTGTATGTACAGTGAGCATATCAAGGAACTATATTCAAGTGAAACCAGGCGCTGCATTTGGACAACAGTATTGCTTTGCCGTCATCTTGTGGCACAATGAACTGAGTGGaaatgagttgaggagtttcatttggacaaaagtagcGGTATACTGCCATCTTGTGCTCCGTATAGGCAATTATTCCCCTTTTTTAGGGCCATCGACGGGGCCTGGCGTATTTTTGCTCTTTCCTACACGGGCGTCTCGATATTGGAAATGAAAGGACGCAAGTGGCCCTATGCGGACCGCGGGCCGCGCTTTGCACACCCCTGAAGTAGCGCGCTCACCTCCCTCTCCTGCAGGAGGCGCCGCACGGTCCTCTTCCTCTTGATTTGCCGTCGCCGCAGCAACACGAAGACGACCAACGCCAGAACGATGACGAGCAGGAGCCCGCTGACGGCGCCCGCCGCCAGCGTGGCGTGCCTGACGCCGCTGAGCACACAAAACAAGAGAAAAACTTTCAACTTCTTTTCCCGGCACACGCGTCGGCGGCACGTCGGACTTCACGTCGACATCACGCTACCCGGAGCATCCCGACTTTCCGGGTCCCGTGCacctgcgcgcgcgcacacacacacacacacacacacacacacacacacacacacacacacacacacacacacacaccgacgtGGCTTTTTAAAGGGGCTTCGTCAATCAACTTAGGATTACTCTTCTTatgattcttattcttattcttattattaccCCTCGGTGCAGTTGCGGTGGCACGACCGGCAGCGGCCTTCGGCGTCGGTGTATTTCCAGACGGCCGCGTCGCCGTCTCCCATCACGCCGCGAGGGCAGCGCGGCACGCAGCGGGGGCCGTCTTGGACGTGGGCGCAGCGGGAACACCGGTCGGGACCCTGCGCGGCGCTCCCGGTCCGCCGCGTGAGGGACGAGAGCGAATCtgacactttttcactttttcattgACAACGCCGTTGCCCCTCCCTGCCCTCAACTTGAAGAGAAACTGACCTCTCCGTGGCAGGTCGGCGTCCCGTCCGTGGGCAGACACTCGGGGTGGCATTCCACACAGCTGCCCTTGACCGCCGCCTCCCTGGGCTCCCTGCGCACACGCGGCACGGAGGCACGCTAAGTGTCCGTTTGACCGACGGCAGCGGCGGAAAGCGTCTTCGGTCGTCCTACCCGCGCAGCAGGTCGCACGAGGCCACGCAGCGCCCCCTACGCTCAAAGTGTCGGCAGGAGACGCACATGGCGGGCCCGGGCCCCCAGCAGCCCGCGGGGGAGCACTGAGGGTGGCACGTGCGGTTCTGCTCTTCTGCGGAAGGAGCCACA
The genomic region above belongs to Phycodurus eques isolate BA_2022a chromosome 21, UOR_Pequ_1.1, whole genome shotgun sequence and contains:
- the LOC133396747 gene encoding melanoma receptor tyrosine-protein kinase-like isoform X2 — protein: MLAKVGSAKYGAFKWKALDRPRVATRGVCQGMSNQLTLLGTRENHYDNMVRMYSNCSVVLDNLEVTYTLEHQNLSFLRSVQEVGGYVLVAMNEARTVPLSDLKLIRGQNLYEGKYALLVMSNYVRNRTAATLDYTGGLRHLQLSNLTEILRGGVKMTRNPLLCNVDSVEWWDIVDKSGHPGMLFTTDDFARKCEPCHPACVNGSCWAAGPEHCQKFTKRSCAQQCSRRCRGPEPGDCCNEHCAAGCAGPLATDCLACRLFNDDGTCKDACPPEKLYDLKTHQVISNPDAKFAYGATCVKACPRNYVVTGGSCVRTCGAGTFEVDDGGVQRCRTCEGACPKACDGVGAGALVNTIAVNASNIESFQNCTKINGDIFFIETSFAGDPHYKIPPMDPAKLEYFRTVKEITGFLLIQAWPENLTSLSVFENLEIIRGRTTRAQHSLAVVRVPGLRWLGLRSLKEVSAGRVTLKDDPHLCYTRDEQWTRLFRSSDQSVTLRNLASPQLCQEQNRTCHPQCSPAGCWGPGPAMCVSCRHFERRGRCVASCDLLRGEPREAAVKGSCVECHPECLPTDGTPTCHGEGPDRCSRCAHVQDGPRCVPRCPRGVMGDGDAAVWKYTDAEGRCRSCHRNCTEGCTGPGKSGCSGGVRHATLAAGAVSGLLLVIVLALVVFVLLRRRQIKRKRTVRRLLQERELVEPLTPSGEAPNQALLRMLKETELKKIRVLGSGAFGTVFKGLWIPDGENVKIPVAVKVLREATSPKANQEILDEAYVMASVDHPHVCRLLGICLTSSVQLVTQLMAYGCLLDYVQRHRERVGAQWLLNWCVQIAKGMSYLEERHLVHRDLAARNVLVKTPNHVKITDFGLAKLLTADEKEYHADGGKVPIKWMALESILQWTYTHQSDVWSYGVTVWELMTFGSKPYDGIPAGEVAPLLERGERLPQPPVCTIDVYMLMVKCWMIDPSGRPGFRELVVEFSKMARDPGRYLVLQCDPPSPSDGRFFSRLLSSDDGDDTAEAEEYPLPYEGSGNRGDRPRRATVRTSVSLRRREPAVTTFARAQARPVRADSVAVRYISDPTGNPLDRDHLAGHEYVNQAEGGASSRRSDLRNPNYQDSGPFWDAGSPPSPREDGKAGPRVQEGPEYLNTAQNSPPGAASLDNPDYRADFPPRPTPADAPLPPAARNCEYLGLPAARQTSAC
- the LOC133396747 gene encoding melanoma receptor tyrosine-protein kinase-like isoform X3; translation: MSGGAADVCLLFLPRPLRFFSLLFLLLVWLSDARCTRTDRKVCQGMSNQLTLLGTRENHYDNMVRMYSNCSVVLDNLEVTYTLEHQNLSFLRSVQEVGGYVLVAMNEARTVPLSDLKLIRGQNLYEGKYALLVMSNYVRNRTAATLDYTGGLRHLQLSNLTEILRGGVKMTRNPLLCNVDSVEWWDIVDKSGHPGMLFTTDDFARKCEPCHPACVNGSCWAAGPEHCQKFTKRSCAQQCSRRCRGPEPGDCCNEHCAAGCAGPLATDCLACRLFNDDGTCKDACPPEKLYDLKTHQVISNPDAKFAYGATCVKACPRNYVVTGGSCVRTCGAGTFEVDDGGVQRCRTCEGACPKACDGVGAGALVNTIAVNASNIESFQNCTKINGDIFFIETSFAGDPHYKIPPMDPAKLEYFRTVKEITGFLLIQAWPENLTSLSVFENLEIIRGRTTRAQHSLAVVRVPGLRWLGLRSLKEVSAGRVTLKDDPHLCYTRDEQWTRLFRSSDQSVTLRNLASPQLCQEQNRTCHPQCSPAGCWGPGPAMCVSCRHFERRGRCVASCDLLRGEPREAAVKGSCVECHPECLPTDGTPTCHGEGPDRCSRCAHVQDGPRCVPRCPRGVMGDGDAAVWKYTDAEGRCRSCHRNCTEGCTGPGKSGCSGGVRHATLAAGAVSGLLLVIVLALVVFVLLRRRQIKRKRTVRRLLQERELVEPLTPSGEAPNQALLRMLKETELKKIRVLGSGAFGTVFKGLWIPDGENVKIPVAVKVLREATSPKANQEILDEAYVMASVDHPHVCRLLGICLTSSVQLVTQLMAYGCLLDYVQRHRERVGAQWLLNWCVQIAKGMSYLEERHLVHRDLAARNVLVKTPNHVKITDFGLAKLLTADEKEYHADGGKVPIKWMALESILQWTYTHQSDVWSYGVTVWELMTFGSKPYDGIPAGEVAPLLERGERLPQPPVCTIDVYMLMVKCWMIDPSGRPGFRELVVEFSKMARDPGRYLVLQCDPPSPSDGRFFSRLLSSDDGDDTAEAEEYPLPYEGSGNRGDRPRRATARPVRADSVAVRYISDPTGNPLDRDHLAGHEYVNQAEGGASSRRSDLRNPNYQDSGPFWDAGSPPSPREDGKAGPRVQEGPEYLNTAQNSPPGAASLDNPDYRADFPPRPTPADAPLPPAARNCEYLGLPAARQTSAC